In Pseudorasbora parva isolate DD20220531a chromosome 9, ASM2467924v1, whole genome shotgun sequence, the sequence TGTGTTTGCTGTAAAAAGTTAATAAAGCAAAAAGTCAACATGTTCGATCCACATTAGCAAAAGCAGAAATCTATTAAAGATTGTGCCACTATTTGCATATAATGTGACCTATATACCCAGCCAACAAAAATATGTTATTGGAATTTTTTGCCAGTGTTCCTATCAagaaaacataaatataaaataagttaGGCCTATAATGTACTACAAAAGATACAGTGCAGGTGTCATGATACATCTGGAAAGAGAGCCAGGTGTCTATAACGGTAACCTGGATGAGATGTAGAAGCATATAGTGGTTCCTCATAAGAAAACAACTGTAAGAATTGCAACTGACCCCATTAGCAGCAGCCATCTGTACTATGACCTGAATTGCAGTTGAATTGAAGTAGCGGCCATCTCCACCCACCACCACAGTGGAGCCCTGTCTATCCCGCAGGTCGATGGATGAGAAGATGCATTGAATAAAGTTGTGCAAGTAGTTCTTTTTAGACTGGAAAACATGGACCTTCTTCCTCAGGCCACTGGTTCCAGGCCTCTGGTCAGGGTACGGAGAAGTAGGCAACGTCAGCACTTGCAAGGGACTATCGTTCATTGCTCCAAACCGTTGAGGAAGAATGAAGGAGAAGCTGTTATCTCCTctcagaggagagagagagagaaagaaagagagagagagagagtgacggGAGGAGAAGGAGGAAAAGCCTTTTGCCCTTATGGCATTCCCAAGAGTTGGATTGAGGCTGTTAACGAGCTAAAATTAAACTTGGTAACTAAAGACGGCTTCTCACACATGTGCATGGGCATCACTGTCAGACACGTTTGCCTCCAAAGGCCTGTTGAGGCAGATGCATAAGACAGCCAACAAGGGCTCATTCATGTGCACTATTTTCCCAGCCATTTACTCAGAGGCTAAATAGAGCTGATTCTGAGTGAATAAGCCCACAATGATCTGGCTGTAAACACTCCATGATGTGTTTTGACATATTCTAAATATCCAAGGATAACTCGAGATTCGAGCAGCTAATGAAAAATGTGCTATATAGCCTAGTTTAATAACAGAATGGGGATGGGAGCCAGTCAGGGGGGTGTGGGTTTTGACTGCAGCATTTCTAAGATCCTTACGGATGACATTTCTGTGTTGATGTGTTGATTGCAACAGGTGGTTTAGCTGGTTCCAGaataaactgaataaaaaaagactCAGTGTAAGGTCTTACTGCAACAAGACCAGGGAAATTGAGATTTAAAGAAAAATGTGTTTCCAATATGGAAAAAATTGTCCCAGAAACTTTTCCTCccagacctgttgctgtctgttTCTATTGCGGTCTAAAGTACTGTGAATATTATTCAAATTAGTCCGATGACGTAGGACTGCGCACGACTTTCCAATTTCTGCTGGATTTCGTACACAGGCATTCGATTCAAGCGCATTGCGACAAGTTGCAATACCTCTCCTGGCCTACAGGGGTCCGCAAGAAGCAGTTACCAGTGTgatgaaacagaagaacaaTAACAACAACGGAAGAGAAGGACATGCTTTGCTTGTTGATACTGGATGAAGAAATAACAAAAAGTGAAACAGAAGATGGTCTGTGCAAAGCTTGGTACATTTTccgcaagaacaaagaaacgtTTTCATTTTCTTGAAGTGGCAAGAACAGGAACAAAGTTCATTCTGGTCTGGACATTTCATACTTCACTAGAAAAGCAGATGCCGAACATTTCTGTTTCTCTGCATTAACACTGCCCACTTGaaatttctgaccaatcacacaatagttcttggACAACCACAGGAAGAAGGTTCTTCTCAGATGGAGTGTCAAGAACAAGCTcagagaactcccaaaccagggctgcgagaacaatatgacgtcattttatatttaatggCTCTCACGTGCATAAAATTGAAGTATACTTTGGGCTTCACTGCATGCACCGCAACAGACAATAACAATAAACAAtaactcaaccaatcagcatgttatgcACCTAAGTCCTGCCACCGAAAATTGTTGAACTAGTACTACCTCGTGAGCAGGGACTTTCTGAGGGGGACATTTTTACCtagaacttcatttagaccctggtacCTGTAGTCGAAACACACAAAGTGTTCCCCTAATTGCTGGGGAAATTTCCTGCAGTGGAAACACAGCTAAAGAAAAAATCCTTTAGGAtccagatcctttaagtccagCAAGTTATGAGGTGGGGCCATCAAGGGTCAGATTTGTTTGTACAGCACATCCCATAGAATGTGTCTAACTCCGGTCCTGGAGGGTCACTGTTCTGCATAGTGTAGCTTCAACCAGCTTTAAAACACCTAGCTGGAAGTTTCCTGaggaccttgattagctggttaaggtgtgtttaattaggattggagctaaactctgaagGAATTGAATGATAGgatgcgtccgaaaacctaggcagctgactagTTGCCTtgctgccttatcagacaatgacttgtaaggcagcgtttttGAATGAAGGCATctcacaaaactaattttggccaGACTTCTTaagcagtgtaacagtttaatgatctacagcaaaatggAGAGAGCTTTGGTtagaactaaacaaatatttaataactacattagtaatttcttgctagaaattacatcagaagtggaaagggttaattaaaaaaaggtacatttacacacacactggcgTGCCTTGATGTCTTCCTAcattgaaatgtgtcctccgaaggcaacattttccaggtttcggatgcAGCCATAGACTCTTGCAACTGCTGACATTGTGTTTTTCTCCATACCTCAACCAGAGGCCTGGAACCAGTGGCCTGAGGAAGAAAAATTACTACTTGCACAACTTCATTCAATGCATCTTCTCCTCCATCGACCTGCAGGATAGGCAGGGCTCCACTGTCATGGTGGGTGCTGGACACCACTTCAATTCGACTGCAATTCATGGCATAGTGCAGATGGCTGCTGCTAATGGCTAATGTCAGTTGCAATTCTTACAGTTGTTTTCTTATGAGGAACCACTATATGCTTCTAAATCTTATCCAGGTTATCGTTATGACACCTGGCTCTCTTCCCAGATGTATCTTTTGTAGTATattataggcctactttatATTTGTGTAGTTTGATGGCAAGAAATAGGTCTCCAAATAGAGGCTGTGTAAAATAAGCTGTGTGATTAAATAATATCATATAGATGACTTATATATGCCTGACAACTTTCCAGTTTTGAATTTGCCTCAAATCAAGATATTTACTCTTGACGCAAATGGTAGGTAGGTAGGTCATTGGTCTGCCTTCTTCCCACAGTGCATTCTGCTGCCATCTCTTCCCAGGTAAACAATGCACACACATCTGGCCAACCACccaatctaaaataaaatgttattcatcagaccaggcaaccttGTTCCACTgttcagttctgatgctcacgtgcccattGTAGGCACTTTCGGGAGTGGACAGGAGTTAGCATGGGAACCCTGACCAGCCTGTGGTTACACATTCACATATGCAGCAAAGCAGTGTTGACTGGAACCTTTCTATCATGGGCAGCTTTTTAGTTTAAaggtatatttttaaatatactataAGTATAAAAGTAGTAAACTTACAGTTCACAAGTTTACAACTTAGTTTTTATAGATATACTGATAGTTTACTAATACTTCAAATACTTGGTTCAGTTTATGAAAGTACACAAACTCTACTCAGTAAACTACTGGGTTAGTTGTTTtatactatatatttttaagttaacATAACGTCATACTTTATTATATATTGATTGTATTGATCacgtttttttacatttatgtattttctattacttgtttctgcttcttgtTCACCTGTGTTCTTTTGATCAGGAGAATCTGTACTCTTTTgtagaagatgcgtaatagcgccctctatcatataaaagtaaaaaacatGGATAACAGGAACATTCAGTCTGTGGAGGAGAAAAGAAGTAGATTTGAAGTAAATTCCTATCTACAGTACACGACCAGTGGATTAGCctaaacaaaaaaatcagataCTCAGAATTAATCtgttttctttataaatcaaatacaaatattacacttgaataaacttatttttcataaGGGAACCACTGAATGTTTTCAGTGAAAGTCACTGTGCAGTCAGTGGAAATTCAGAAAGTCACAGTGATTTTGCCAAACATGTTCCTGACCTGGATCGGCATATTTTGTTTATCCTGAAACAACATTCCTGTCTGAAAATTTAGTCTGAACCGTATCCCTACCCCtaacttgtctggctatcactagaccaagctcaatttaagattgaacattggtctggggagtttgctctgtattttctactgcacaagaggcataTTAAACGAGCATAATGACTCTGTACCAATTGGATATTTCTTAAACCAGCTCTGATTGCATTTGCTTCTGGTCGAGCTGCAGTGTAGTGTTAGCACACgatcacactccccatcctcTTCATTAAAGTAGTCGTTGCAATCCACATCTGGTAGTCGAGTGTTGTGTTTTGCTCAGGTTTTATCGAAAGGTAAAGTTAAATCACTTAGATCACAGACGCGATCGCTGATTCGAACGAGTGTTGTTTCACGGTGGCATCCATCTTtgtaatgtacaaaatctgcttcATCGTCGCTACACTGTCATCATCATGTAAAGCCCACTCCAATGTGTCTGATTGGTGCCACGATTTTGATGGATTAGAAATGGACTTGAAtgggctctttgccagactacttgcagagcaaatctaaatttgccagaaattgtctgggttttcccaggctaataattcaaatgactctgtatgcaatttgATATTCCATTAACCAATgagaccacaagaggtgtgatcaacgggcaacaacCCGTCGCTTCTCTATCcttcatcatgttaaacccaccaatagtgcgccaggtggataagacagtctgtgattggttgccGCAAAAATGTAACAGAAGctgtagaaattaatgtacaggtttccagacttagttgcagggcaaaatcaaatTGCCGGCAGATCAGGATGGGTTTACTCAGTCTATACCCCTAACACGATCCAAAAGTTATCCCAAAAATCAGAGGGTAATGTAGAAGCACCTAACCCTGATTATAAGCCTAAACCTAACATAAACTTTAAACTTGTTCCTcaattctgattggttgattgaaatGTTGTACcaggattaaaaaaaatgttgatcaAGGAACACGTTGTACTTAGTGAAATCATGTTCACCCATATGGTCAACCCCCCACAAGACTTACTTGCTGAATAATATATTAGGTGCCTTTGTTACCACCCCTTATCAGGTGGCATCCATGTTActcttcacctgtcagtggtttTAATTCCCAGCCAAGTCTTGCATGTCAGGCCCATATGGGAATAAAATGGGCTGAAAATGGGCCCATAGAATTGTCTGCGGGTTCCATAATGACCCCATGTTAATTGCCCAGATATATTTTATATAGGATTGCACTTGCCACTAGGTGGGACCCAAGTATTCAACATGTGCAAGACCCATCTCGGTTCCAGCTTTTGTGGCTGATTAGTGTATGGATTATTTTAACAaactctaaataaataaattgcaatTATTGGCAATGCTCAGAAGAGGGCAACGTTGGATCAGCTATGCAcatccttctctctctctctctctctctctctctctctctctctctctctctctctctctctctctctctctctctctctctctctctctctctctctcatttatttttatcatcagtgatttatttgatttaatttatatacattttatttacatgtgttaaaaaaacttaaaaacaaattaaaagccATCTTAATTGTAATGCTTTAattgaaatataattaaaataatgaatagaAAATATTTATTGGAAATAGTTCTAAAAATAGCAAATGACAAATGCTGTGTGCTAATGACATCTTGAAGTCAATTTGACTCATTTAAACACATGGAAGAAACTGGCTCTCGCAAGGTTAAATGAGAGGTTTCCTGGTTTGACTCACTGCAATGTAATTAAGATGACTGGTGGAGAAGCTGAATCATTTGGAGTCCAGTGGCCTAATCATAGAGTAAATGTCCCACTTTTACTGCATCATATTGATGTTCATACTCAACAAACATTTTCATGTCCATTAAAAGGTTAGGCTACTTTGTAAAAACCAGTAttcagttgttcagcatgagtgTGTATCGGAGCTCTGATAATCCCATACTGTGTGTTTCTGCACATGCTGTTGATATTAAGGGGTTTGTGGCTTTGTGAGATGACTAATGGAGATTTTTGAGGCCTTGAAGCTGGTGGTTCCCCTGCCAGGTTTCCAGTGGGTTCCCTTTTTACGAGGTCTGCTCTGAATACACTTGCCATTCAGGTTAATGTCGCCGCAAATGCTAAACCACCACCCACCTAAAGGAAAGAGCAGCAGTCGTGTacaaaaaatacacatttagtTTTCAATTTCCATGCACAAAAAAGCATAttatgcaacaacaacaaaaacacaggTACAGGCAAAGCAGGTAGTTTTGCACAGTTAACAGGGAACATTCTCAGAACGTTCTAgcaaggttctctcaaagttatgaataaacgttcttccagtaCCATTAATGGAACATTGGTTGAAAGTgtatctggtctttaataatgttcttaagataaaaatattaaaaatatatatatatttattttactatgcaTCGTTCatagaacttttttttcttcaaactgGATTCCAAATGGATAATTTGACAAATAACattcaaaaataatgttttcataacTTAATGTGAGCATTATCAAGATGATGGAACTATTTGTGTTGGCtgtaaatgatgacatgtaCTGTACCTGTGTAGTCTTGGGCACAGTTTGGATCATGGTTTCTATTGTTGTGGTCTTTAGTGGAGAACCTGAAGCCAGTGAGTTCGTCCACAAGAGTGCTGGACTCGGCAGACTGCAGCTTCAGATGGATGGTGTAGTTGGATGCAGCGTCCTCCAGGACATACTGATAAACCATGAAATGCTTTTCCTTCCTCCAGTCCTCTATCTGGACGTGCAGGAGAGAATGTCCCTGACGGGCAACAGCATAGATCTTCTTCAGCCCCAGCCAGAATTCACCTATCAAAAACAGACATCTAGGTctctgtacactgtaaaaaaataaataaataaaaaatctccaTATTAAAAATGTTCAGTTGGCCAAACTGAATTTTTGTGAATTAATGCGATTTATTTCACAGAAATTaagtttggccaactgaaaaattttgatgtgatcagtcacaagaaaattttcaattggggcctttttttttttttttacaatgtagtaTATATTGTAATTTTACTTTGGAATATTATTATGGCATTCAAATagcataatatatataatatgatgtGATACAATTTGACTACAATATgcattgtttacattttttgataCACATCACTCCTTTTAGTAATGCTATACAGTTTAGATACAATTATTATTCTTAAATGTACAGTACATCAGCCAATTGGCATGCAACCATTTCATATGATTTTAATAGGTAAAATTTTACTcttgaaatgaaaatgatgcTTTTACTGTAAGTGTCATTTTGTTTCCTGAAATGTTTATGTATTCTGAGAAAATTTGTCTTCGCCAGTCACTTTCATTTCAACGTTATGATATTTCTGTAATTTATGtcttttaaaagttgttgttgcaccCCTCatctgatgttgatgttgacatgttgtgttttggcctgaagctccaccctcaactgatctaccaatcacaaagtcagtagtgtttcggcatccgggttgccagatctgctctagttaccacagctgcagctacaaacgttcctgctggatcctgcagccgatctggcaacctcgagtcaagggggagggggagggggagaggggatacaccgctttACAAACATTTAACAGTTATTTGAAAGGGATTGCAGTACCTAAACTTAATATAAAGCATTGTAACAAATATTTGTTGccataacttattgatcatatagtttttacagtgtactgtcTCTGGCACACGGCTGTAACCACATGCATGACTAAAAAGGTACTGGCAGCTCATTATCCAGACATTAATGAATTGCAAACTGCAATGAAGTGCAACATTCAAAATACATGTAAAAAgcttatgtaaaaaataaaaattaatacagTACAAAAGTGtaccttattttttttatttttacaaattttCTTTGGAGTGTATATATTTCTTCAGTAGGTATTCTGGAAGATATTATGCCTGGATTTCTCATGAGAACAGATTAGGACAAGGAACGCAACATTATAAAAGTGGAATGCTGGTCAAATTGGACATACTGTGAAATTATGTAGTAAAAAGTGCTACTAAAAGTAGGACGTTAGGATTTTCTTAACACCAATCACAGAGCACTGCATTGTGATCCACACTATAATCACTGACTGAACACATTTACTCGAGTTTATGAGCACAACATCCTTGATTTAACTCACTGCTAAAGTCTCCAAATCCGTCCTCATACTTCTCCCAGGACTGGTCAAAGTCCACAGAGCCATCATGTCTGTGCTGGATGACAGTGAACACTCCCTCTGCAGATGACAGACCATGCGATTGGCATCTCAAAATTGAATGAATCTTTTTTGGTGAAGAGAAACACCTCTGGCTGTTTTAGGAATTCAGAGATGTGAGAAAGAAAATATGCTTTTATTCTTACCTTCTGTGAATTCACAATTCACAAGAAAAGTTTCTGACTTGTATGGTTTAATAGCATACAGGCCGCTGATTTTCTGTCCTCGACTGAAGACCTCACCGCAGTCTTTTGGCAGATCTACAGTACAACACAACATGACATGCTGGTATACAACTTAACAGATGCAGTAACTTTTTTCAACGCCATTCATTTCTGTATCCCCTACCACTTGAGAAGCTCCCATCGGATGTGAAGTACGGAAGGTATCCCGAGAGGCTGTTGGTTTGGCGGTTCCTATGCAAGTTTTCAGCAGTTTCCTGGACGCTGAGCTAGATAGAATTACACAGAATTTCTCAAACCTCCTAAAGGCCATTCACAGCAATGACAAGAACTACAATAACTGTTTCAATAAATATTCTAATTCTATGAGAATAGCAGAGTCAACAACGCAAAGGAACGATATTATTGGAATCGCTTTCagaacgattattttttctccatctgacgaaaaataaaaacaatgacatccaatcagaatccaccCTGCTTTCAAAAGTTTCACGTCACCATGCATGAAATATAAATGGACAATTCTTAGTTTTTATggaacattgtttatttattataaatgatttatttgtgctcataccatttttttttaattcattttatacGCCCTCATAATCTTGAATCAAAATAACTAACAGTGACATCATCTCTTCACTTCTCTGATGACGTTTTTACTGGCTCGAGGTTGGGACAACCTAACTACATCTTGTTCAAGATGCCATTTCACTCAGATGTACATCATATGACTATCACAGCTTTCAATTCACTGCGATTTTAAGATAACAGAACTGCAGCTCAATAAACAGAACGTTACTGTGTGTTGATGTGGACGCTATAATCACTTTTTGGTGTTTACGGGTCTTAAAGGGGGTTAAATATGTGGTATTTTTGCTCATTTTATTGTCTGCTGGATGAAAAGTCCCATCACTCAACAAAGTAATAGCATACTTCACTTCAACAAgccacattatttaaaataggctattcattttttgttttattgcaaACTGCAGGATGGGTTACACACTGACAGCAAATATCCACAGTTATAGTTAACTTTTTTTGAATGGTATCTTAATACTGTACTTTATTTTCCAGGCCCTTGATCTTGGTCCTTTGGTTGTTGAGCTGCTCTCTTTGTTCTTTTACAGCCTTCAGCAGATCAGAGATGCTTTTTTCCTGGGTCTGGATTATCTCCTAatagacaacaacaacaacacctcAGCATCTTTTCAACTTCCTGGCCACGTTATGGACACATAGAAATCACATCTGCTAGAATCCCAGATTTTTTCTCTGCGGTCTTGGGTCAAACATAATTGTGAACTTGGTTATTCATAACTGAATTAAAAATTGAATTCCAGAATTTGTACTGAGgtagtgtaacagaggccagctagcagttgctgtgtgagtaaacctcaccCCTATGACCTCAAGAGCCGCTCTAGCGACATATGCTAGAGGTttcagcctttagcctccttgtttgAGCATCCGACTCTCATGCTGGCGGACCCTGGTTCAAGTCCCACTTGGAGCGGGCGGTTTGAACAGGAGTGGTTACAGTAGCaaatgatatatttcaaatgaatgCATCAGTGATAAAATGTATACCTGGAATGAAATGCACACTCTAAAAATGTACTATGTTAATATGAATgttgcattattgtattatgtaattttgaattttgtgttgttttttcttacttaataaaacatttacagGCAGAAAATGACCAGTACctagtctagaaatctagacgcaccctaacggcagcaaatttaatctgcccgcaagtgtcgtctaagaactctcaatacccttttgagctgtattcctctcaatctggacgggccaatcacatcgcgtatagagtcggtgggcggggccataatgacgacgaccGAGTTGCggttgcgtgcttctagtaaacacagaaactggcgaacggcggtggtctttcgaatcagctttgaccgcgattctggaagactttgtgtggtgtgacaggcagcggggcgagggaccgcgagagcgggccggtgattaatgttcacgagtgccagctgcgtggcacaccggtctcgtctcgcggccatgtgacgggagcatataaggaggagcaaggacagcggaagacgagagaggaccaggcctggaattgatgtttagtttgtttatgtgtttgtaggcagtcgtccgtgaggggctgcccacgctttattttgtgtgttcacgggcagtcgtccgtgaggggctgcccgtggttttactttcagtttgtttatttcttttaaataaatgtttgtgaaacgttcgccggttcccaccTCCTTCCATCCATCTACGAACTTCATTACAACTTGGAgtcaagcttttctctgagaaaagaacaaagaacggcactgaagtcattcttaaaaggggcagatgtgttcggagtttagccgaccggatacggcgaatgtttaatctgtcaacaagctctgtttcaccttcgttgctctggttggtgcagcgctatcctatcgcgtgcagagggagtttgaaagacaaccatttatcccgcccctcagattgagccctgtctatggtgagtttccagaccaaacatcttgatgtgggtctggcttgtcaggctaacc encodes:
- the LOC137090291 gene encoding angiopoietin-related protein 3-like isoform X2, whose translation is MPEHQTETRSRFAALDEVRLLANGLLQLGHNLRDFVQNTKNQINDIFQKLNIFDKSFYQLSVLASEIKEEEEELKKTTVILKANNEEIKSLSLEINSKVEDIMKERNHLRNQVGGLEEKLSGLSQSFFSAEQVEEISALREIIQTQEKSISDLLKAVKEQREQLNNQRTKIKGLENKLSVQETAENLHRNRQTNSLSGYLPYFTSDGSFSSDLPKDCGEVFSRGQKISGLYAIKPYKSETFLVNCEFTEEGVFTVIQHRHDGSVDFDQSWEKYEDGFGDFSSEFWLGLKKIYAVARQGHSLLHVQIEDWRKEKHFMVYQYVLEDAASNYTIHLKLQSAESSTLVDELTGFRFSTKDHNNRNHDPNCAQDYTGGWWFSICGDINLNGKCIQSRPRKKGTHWKPGRGTTSFKASKISISHLTKPQTP
- the LOC137090291 gene encoding angiopoietin-related protein 3-like isoform X3; the protein is MMLLLLSLLLVSSQSHSFPTEPMPEHQTETRSRFAALDEVRLLANGLLQLGHNLRDFVQNTKNQINDIFQKLNIFDKSFYQLSVLASEIKEEEEELKKTTVILKANNEEIKSLSLEINSKVEDIMKERNHLRNQEIIQTQEKSISDLLKAVKEQREQLNNQRTKIKGLENKLSVQETAENLHRNRQTNSLSGYLPYFTSDGSFSSDLPKDCGEVFSRGQKISGLYAIKPYKSETFLVNCEFTEEGVFTVIQHRHDGSVDFDQSWEKYEDGFGDFSSEFWLGLKKIYAVARQGHSLLHVQIEDWRKEKHFMVYQYVLEDAASNYTIHLKLQSAESSTLVDELTGFRFSTKDHNNRNHDPNCAQDYTGGWWFSICGDINLNGKCIQSRPRKKGTHWKPGRGTTSFKASKISISHLTKPQTP
- the LOC137090291 gene encoding angiopoietin-related protein 3-like isoform X1, with amino-acid sequence MMLLLLSLLLVSSQSHSFPTEPMPEHQTETRSRFAALDEVRLLANGLLQLGHNLRDFVQNTKNQINDIFQKLNIFDKSFYQLSVLASEIKEEEEELKKTTVILKANNEEIKSLSLEINSKVEDIMKERNHLRNQVGGLEEKLSGLSQSFFSAEQVEEISALREIIQTQEKSISDLLKAVKEQREQLNNQRTKIKGLENKLSVQETAENLHRNRQTNSLSGYLPYFTSDGSFSSDLPKDCGEVFSRGQKISGLYAIKPYKSETFLVNCEFTEEGVFTVIQHRHDGSVDFDQSWEKYEDGFGDFSSEFWLGLKKIYAVARQGHSLLHVQIEDWRKEKHFMVYQYVLEDAASNYTIHLKLQSAESSTLVDELTGFRFSTKDHNNRNHDPNCAQDYTGGWWFSICGDINLNGKCIQSRPRKKGTHWKPGRGTTSFKASKISISHLTKPQTP